One genomic region from Cucumis melo cultivar AY chromosome 9, USDA_Cmelo_AY_1.0, whole genome shotgun sequence encodes:
- the LOC103498089 gene encoding glutaredoxin-C6, producing the protein MALEKAKEIVASNPVTVFSKSYCPFCVQVKRLLTKLGVSFKAIELDTESDGREVQAALAQFTGQRTVPNVFIGGKHIGGCDDTMALNSSGRLVPLLAEAGAIAKVAA; encoded by the exons ATGGCGTTGGAGAAGGCTAAAGAGATCGTGGCTTCTAATCCCGTCACCGTCTTCAg CAAGAGTTACTGCCCATTCTGCGTCCAGGTGAAGAGATTGTTGACTAAACTAGGAGTCAGTTTCAAGGCTATTGAATTGGATACTGAGA GTGATGGAAGGGAGGTACAAGCAGCACTTGCTCAGTTTACTGGGCAACGGACCGTGCCCAATGTTTTCATAGGTGGGAAGCACATTGGTGGCTGTGATG ATACGATGGCACTGAACAGCAGCGGAAGATTGGTTCCTCTGTTGGCTGAAGCAGGAGCAATTGCCAAAGTTGCTGCTTAG
- the LOC103498090 gene encoding isocitrate dehydrogenase [NADP]: protein MMPRLIRTTMSTTTLFSSPFALKNPSSRFSSTSTSTLFNGTRFLTSPLRSHAVSLRCYASSPSAFDRVPVLNPVVEMDGDEMTRIIWTMIKEKLIFPFLDLDIKYYDLGILNRDATDDRVTVESAEATLKYNVAVKCATITPDEARVKEFGLKTMWRSPNGTIRNILNGTVFREPILCENIPRIVPGWKKPICIGRHAFGDQYRATDTVIPGPGKLKMVFVPENGETPRELEVYDFKGSGIALTMYNVDKSIQAFAESSMSLAFEKKWPLYLSTKNTILKKYDGRFKDIFQKVYEEKWKQKFEENSIWYEHRLIDDMVAYAVKSEGGYVWACKNYDGDVQSDLLAQGFGSLGLMTSVLLSSDGKTLEAEAAHGTVTRHYRLHQKGQETSTNSIASIFAWTRGLEHRAKLDKNHRLLDFVQKLEASCIETVESGKMTKDLALLIHGPKVSREFYLNTEEFIDAVAQNLVVKLQLPPVTVN, encoded by the exons ATGATGCCCAGACTAATACGAACCACCATGTCAACTACTACTCTCTTCTCTTCGCCTTTTGCTCTTAAAAATCCTTCCTCCCGTTTCTCCTCCACCTCCACCTCCACTCTCTTCAATGGAACACGCTTTCTCACTTCTCCCCTTCGCTCCCATGCTGTTTCCCTCCGATGCTACGCTTCTTCTCCTTCTGCTTTTGATCGAGTTCCTGTCTTGAATCCTGTTGTCGAAATGGACG GTGATGAAATGACGAGGATCATATGGActatgataaaagaaaaa CTTATTTTCCCGTTCTTGGATTTGGATATAAAATATTATGACTTGGGGATATTGAATCGGGACGCCACTGATGACAGAGTTACCGTTGAGAGTGCAGAAGCCACTCTTAA GTACAATGTTGCTGTAAAATGTGCTACGATCACCCCAG ATGAGGCCAGAGTCAAAGAGTTTGGACTTAAAACTATGTGGAGAAGTCCCAATGGCACAATTAGGAACATTCTTAATG GCACTGTTTTCCGAGAACCTATCTTATGTGAAAACATCCCAAGAATTGTTCCTG GTTGGAAGAAGCCCATATGCATTGGTAGGCATGCTTTTGGTGATCAATACCGTGCCACTGATACTGTCATCCCAGGGCCTGGAAAGCTTAAAATGGTGTTCG TTCCAGAAAATGGGGAGACACCAAGAGAGCTCGAGGTTTATGACTTCAAAGGATCAGGCATAGCACTTACAATGTATAATGTTGACAAG TCTATTCAAGCATTTGCAGAGTCCTCGATGTCACTGGCATTTGAGAAGAAGTGGCCCCTGTATTTGAGCACAAAAAATACAATTCTCAAGAAATATGATGGCAG GTTTAAGGATATATTTCAAAAAGTGTATGAGGAGAAGTGGAAGCAGAAGTTTGAAGAAAATTCGATATG GTACGAACATCGGCTTATTGATGACATGGTAGCCTATGCTGTAAAAAGTGAAGGTGGATACGTTTGGGCTTGCAAAAATTATGATGGGGATGTTCAGAGTGATTTACTTGCACAGG GATTTGGTTCTTTGGGGCTAATGACTTCTGTGCTG TTGTCATCTGATGGGAAGACGTTGGAAGCTGAGGCGGCTCATGGCACTGTCACACGACATTACCGATTACATCAAAAGGGACAAGAAACGAGTACAAATAGTATTGCTTCTATTTTTGCATGGACACGGGGCCTTGAGCATAG GGCCAAATTAGATAAAAACCACAGGCTACTGGATTTTGTTCAGAAATTGGAGGCTTCATGCATTGAGACGGTGGAATCCGGGAAAATGACAAAGGATCTTGCCCTGCTGATACATGGACCGAA GGTGTCAAGGGAGTTTTACTTGAACACTGAGGAGTTTATTGATGCCGTAGCACAGAATCTGGTGGTGAAACTCCAACTTCCTCCTGTAACGGTTAACTAA